The nucleotide sequence GTGCTCCTGAATCAACTGTTTCCTGGCCAATTCCGATCCATGCTGGATCCTTTGCTTGCTGTACTTTACAGACTCTTCGAGACAGTCGCGCATCACCCCTATCGCGCCTGCCGCAACGCTGAGTCTGCCGTCGATAAGCGCGCTGTATGCGATGCTCAAGCCCTGGCCTTCCTCGCCGAGCAGGTTATCTGCAGGAATTTCGAAGTTCTTGAAATTTACCTCGGCATTTTTCACCGTGTGGAGCCCGACCTTGTTACTTATCTCGGACGTCCATATCCCGTCTCTGTTAGTCTCTGGCTGGCCCGCTGGCTCTGGAATCTCATCGCGCTCTATTATGAACGACGATATTCTGCCAGTGTCCACGTCCTTTGCATAAGTGGTCATGATGCGCGCAAACGTTCCGTTGCCTATCCAGTGCTTCTTGCCCGTAAGAACAAAAGACCCATTGCGTTTTTCGTATCTCGTTTTCATGGCCGCTGGGTCGCTTCCGGCGGCAGGCTCCGTCAGAGCAAATGCCATGACTTTTTCACCCGTGGTGGTCTCTGGAAGAAGCCTTGTCCTTTGAGAATCGTTTCCCCATGCCTGGAGTACTAGCTGCCCGATGGAAGTGTGGGCCGAAAAAAATGTGCGAAGCGAGCTACCGACCTGACCGACAAGTTCGAGTGCCAGACAGTAGGTGAGCATGTCGTATCCTAGCCCTCCGTAGTGGGCCAGAACGGGGCAGCCGAGCATCCCTATTTGACCAAAGACGGGCACAACTTCCATGTTGCGGGACCGGTTCAGGTAGCTAAGTTCCTCTGCAGGTCGTATCCGCTCGCACGCGGCGCGAACGCCTTCGAGGAAAGATTCCTGCTCGGCGCTCAGCCCAAAGCTCATCGATGAAATGTTTCTGAATGAATCGCCTGAAGCCATGAATGTGATTTGCTAAATTCACTGAGCGCAGGTATAAAAGCAAGCTTGCTCGTGCTCGAACTGGGGCACATGCGCTTTGTATCTCAGGGTTGCGTCGGAGACGGGGTTATTACGAAGTACGTCGCAGCGGGAAAAGAGTCGCCGGCCAACGAGGCAGAAAGCCACGGTATCCTCGCAATGGATCTTGAAGTACAAAAATCATCCGCAGTCCGAGAGCTGGTCGCGGTACCGCGCACGAATCTATACCGGGTAAAGAGATAGGTGGCCGATGCAATATCTGGCGTCCGGGCTTATTCGAAGATCCTGGATAGTGTTCATACATGCTGTTTTGATCTCGCTGGAATCTATAGCGATTGAATTTCTGACGGTCCGGTCAGGCATCCCTCCGTTGGTCCTGGCGGCGACCGGCATTCCCATCGCCGGCGGCATACTGGTCATAGTTGAGTGGAGGAAAAGAAAGTCAAAGGAGAGTGAGCGGGACCAATTATTCGCAGTATTTAGGGCTAGCCGACCGCTCTTGGCCGGCTCTGCGCTGCTGGCGCTCGGCCTTTTCACCTGGTACGACTCTATCGACCGCGTAGGGGCCGCGAAGGAAAGCCTGATTGCTGGTCCGCTAGAAACGGTGTTCATACTTTTTCTCGCCCGGTTGGTACTCTTCGAAAGACTAAGGCTCATACAGCTGGGAGGGGCAGGTGTGGCCATAGCAGGATTCTTTATTACAGTTGCGAGCGGAGGATCGGGCATCTCGCCGCTTTCCTTGGGAGATGTTGAGGCGATACTTTCCGCGGTTTTCTTTGCCTGCGGAATAATTGTCATAACTAAACTTGCTGAGCACTACTCTTCGACGGGCGTCACAACGTCGATACTTTTGCTTTCCGGCCTGATGCTTCTTGCCGCCGTCCCGTTCGCTTACTGGCTTGGGCTTGGAGGTCTGGATGGCTTGACCCCGGGCAAAAACGCTCATGCAAGCGACTATGCATCATGGCCTGCGTCAATACTCTTGTTCTCTCTTCTGCCCCTGTCCGCAGCGCTTACGTACGTGACCGGACTGGCGCGCATTGGAGCCTCGCTTACGTCTACCATCGCGTCTTTTTCCATAGTTGTGATCTTGGTAATCCAGCTTGCCCAGAGGGCCGCAGGCTATTCTGTAATCCTTCCTGCAAATATCCCACTCGCACTTCTCGGCGGACTGATGGCCGTGATTGGGATCTCGCTGATTCACATTGCTCCAAGGCGTGGCATGTCGGGGAGTTCTGGCAGCGAGCATGTTACCACGGCGCCTGTCTGACCTGAGTCCTAAGCGGCCCCGTCTGTCATGTTTTCAGATATAGCGCCTAAGGAAGCCAAACATTGAGCCGCCAGATAGCAAGTCTGTTGCAATATACAAAGCCCCTGCAGCAGCCACAGTGACAAGCCAAACGAGCTTGCGCCACCAGAAGATTTTCTCACCATCAAGGCCCATGAAAGGAATCAGGTTAAAGAGTGCGATAATGCCATTAAAGCGAGCGCCTATCAGCAGAATCTGGATTCCGCGAAAGTGCCCCTGGCCGGAAAATAAATAATATGCAATCAGGAAGCCCGCTGCCATCACTATGTTTGTTAGAGGTCCTATCCATGAAACCTTCCCGCTACGGTCGCGCGAAAGGTCTCCGCTTACGACTACCGCTCCGGGTGCAATGAACTTGATTGGTGAGAACGGCAGGGCGGAAAACGCCGTGATGGCGGCGCCAAAGAGAATGACTCTGAACTCGGCCCAGGCCCGGTAGAACTGCGCCAGGAATTTGTGGCCGAGTTCGTGGATTACAAAGGCCGAAACAAAGACAAGCAAGAATTCCCAGTTGAGCGTGTAATTAAAAAATGATGCGCCCACGACGATTACAAGAGTCGTTGCGATCGCTAGGTGAACAATCTCAATTTTCGAAAATCTAAGCATGACGACATCCTTCACGGCAGCCTTGACTCGCTGGGGTGGGGAGCCGGACTTGCCCCGCAGCCTCTCGATGTATTCCCGGTTCCTGCTCGGTTGCTGCCTGTAGTCACTCACAAATGCGCAATCGTGGGAAACCGGGAGCCTATGCGAGGTGCAAAATGTCCCGCTGCAGTACCTGCAGCGAAATGGATATGCCTCAGTGGCGCCGCAAAGGTCGCAATCCAAATAGCCTACGCATATTATTGCAGTAAAGCACTATTAAATTAAAAGGGAAAGGGCAGGGTGGCTTCTGCCCCGCTTGATTGGGTGGTTACTTTGCTTTTGAATGCTTTGCCAAATTGACCGGCTTGAACGACCCTTTGAATTGAGAAATTAGCTTGCCTGGGACGTTCAAACCGCTATCGTTGGCCTGCTTTTCTTTCGGCTGCGGTTTTTGGGAAACCTTTTGAGGAGGCTGGTTGCCGCTCTGTCCGCTATTGGGGGTTGATGGCGTGGAGGGCGGGCTAGAAGTGGGCGGTTGGACGGTCGGCTTGGGTGTGCTTGGGGACGGGCTACTGCTCGGCTGTTGAACTTGCTTGGGAGCCGTGTTGTTTGAAGCCGGGGTTTGAGACTGTGGGCTCTGTGGGGGCGGACCTGAGGGATTTTGCTGCGCTGCGGGCTGGTTAACATAGACCATGACAGTGTGCTCGATAGGTATTGTCCTGTTGATGTAAACCGGCTTTTCAACCACTCTGTCGACAAAGACTGGCTTTGTAATAGTGTGGTTGACGTAAATCGGTACGGTCTTTACTACTTCGACAGTCCTGTTGATGTACACTGGCTTGTCTATCGTCCTGTTGATGTACTTGGGCACCTGGATGTAGACAGGCTTTTCGATTATTTTCGGGGCGGCCTGCATTGGCGCAGCCGCAGCCGGCGGCTGCTGAACCTGAGCAGCCAATGCCGATGGCTCCACATTGTTTGACGCCGACGCATAAGAGATTGCTATTGCAAGCACTGCAATAGTTCCCGCAATTGCAAATGCCACCAACATTCCGCGAAACCCGATGTCCGAAGCGTTCCGGAATCTCTTCGCAGAACCACGAGCATTCGCCTTTGTTGGCTGATTGCCACTGCCTTCACCTGAACCGTTGTTTGGCAAATGCGAAGTCATTTGAGGCTGGAAAGAGCTCCATAATTGATATTGAAACTAGCGTTCCGCTTCTGGAGGATTCAGCCGCGATACTGATTATGGCAGAAGGTCAAGTGACATCTTAAGGAGCGAGATTTCGCTTTCGACGGCCTCTCTGTCCCATTCCTCTGAGCAGTGGCGGAGAAGGGACTCGCACGCGAGGATCTCGGCTCGCAATATGTCGCGCTTGTCCATGCAAAGCTGGTGGGCATCGCCAGTAAGCCTGTATGCCACTTTTCTTTGAGACCGCTCCCGCGAAGTGCAAGTTGTTGCCTCGATTAATGGCGACCCGGACTCCATAAGATTCATTGACGACGCCTCCCCGAAGACCCCGAGTCTGCCCGCGAAATATTACAAGCACTCCGCATCACGATATCCATATCCAAGTTAGAATTATCTAAATTCATATTTCTGCCACAAAGGAACTGTGGATAGGATTGAAGAATAGCGGTGGATTCTTCTTGAACTTGCATACTGGCTTGGTTCAAATATAGCCCCGGACGCTAAAATGCAGATGGCTACGGGCAAAATCCAGACCAAGTTCGGCGATATCAGCATAGAGTTCTTTGAGCAGGCAGCTCCGGAGACGGTGAACAACTTTAGAGAACTCGCGCAGAGCGGCTTTTTCGACGGCCTGCTGTTTCACAGAATAGTCCCGGGATTTGTCATTCAGGGAGGAGATCCGCTGACTAAGCACGCTTCTAACAAGGCAAGATGGGGCACCGGGGGTCCAGGCTGGAACGTCAAGGCGGAGTTTAACAAGAACAAGCACACCAGGGGAGCCCTCTCGATGGCCCGATCAAGCGATCCTAACAGCGCAGGCTCGCAGTTCTTCATCGTGCTAAAAGACGCCAATTTTCTTGACGGGCAGTACACCGTTTTTGGAAGAGTTACCTCGGGAATGGAAGCGGTTGACAAGATAGCTTCACTCAAAACTGACTCTGCTGACGCCCCTGTTGACCTTGACGGAGCCCGCATGACTAAGGTCACTATCAGCGAGTGAGCTGGCTGAAGGCCGGCTAATCGTCGCCGGACATCACTGCGCGAACCATTGCAAGCCAGGCACTCCGGTTCGCCTTATCGTTAATTCCTTGGATGCGGTTCAGGCTTATGCCGTCATATAGGGCGACAAAACCAATCGCCAAGTCACCCGGGTTTAGGTTCTTTTTCCTCTGGAACAGATGGCCCTGTTTTTCCAAGAATTCCTTTACTTCCTGGGTAACCTTCAGGCGGTGCTCGTGCAGGGCTTTCCTGAGACGTTCGTTATGAACAGACTCGAGCATAATCTCAAGAAACATAAGATGCTGGTTGACGCCGAGCTTTTTCGAATTGTCATAAATCTTGTCCGCATCTGCAACGAGATCGAGATTGCTGGCCAGGAGTTCAGAAAAATGGCTCTTTAGTTCATCTAGGTAGAATTCGCATATCGCTCCAAAGAGGTCCTCTTTGCTCTCAAAGTACAGATAGATAGTCCCCTTTCCGAGACCAACACGCTTCGCTATCTCCTCCATCCGAGTTCCCGAAAACCCAAACTCGGAAAAGCACTCGATGGCAGCCTGAACTATCCGCGCCTTGACCTCGATTTTGTAAACAGGAGCAACTCGAGGGCTCATTTCAGGGTGCACTCGAATCGGCAGTCATCCAAGCATGAACCGATCAAAATTTCCGGTACCCGATGGCTGCACGCATCTAATAAGCATAACTGACCGGCGGGTCAGTATCACACCTGCAGGTCACTCGCCGACCATCTGGTGGCCGTGGTGCTCTTCATGATGCTTGTCGGCGGCATCTTTTGTCAGAAATTCCTTGCCGCAGTCCATGCATCGAAATGTCCCCGCCTCGTATTCTGACAATGAATCTTGTCCGGACCTTCCCTCTGAACATAGGTTGTAGGCAATGCCAGCCTATTAACGATTGTCATCCCGGTCCTGCTATCGTGCGTCCGCTACAGTATCTTTAATCCTATTTTACCTGGAACCGGTCAGAATACCTTTTCTAG is from Nitrososphaera sp. and encodes:
- a CDS encoding AN1-type zinc finger domain-containing protein, with the protein product MDCDLCGATEAYPFRCRYCSGTFCTSHRLPVSHDCAFVSDYRQQPSRNREYIERLRGKSGSPPQRVKAAVKDVVMLRFSKIEIVHLAIATTLVIVVGASFFNYTLNWEFLLVFVSAFVIHELGHKFLAQFYRAWAEFRVILFGAAITAFSALPFSPIKFIAPGAVVVSGDLSRDRSGKVSWIGPLTNIVMAAGFLIAYYLFSGQGHFRGIQILLIGARFNGIIALFNLIPFMGLDGEKIFWWRKLVWLVTVAAAGALYIATDLLSGGSMFGFLRRYI
- a CDS encoding acyl-CoA dehydrogenase family protein; this encodes MASGDSFRNISSMSFGLSAEQESFLEGVRAACERIRPAEELSYLNRSRNMEVVPVFGQIGMLGCPVLAHYGGLGYDMLTYCLALELVGQVGSSLRTFFSAHTSIGQLVLQAWGNDSQRTRLLPETTTGEKVMAFALTEPAAGSDPAAMKTRYEKRNGSFVLTGKKHWIGNGTFARIMTTYAKDVDTGRISSFIIERDEIPEPAGQPETNRDGIWTSEISNKVGLHTVKNAEVNFKNFEIPADNLLGEEGQGLSIAYSALIDGRLSVAAGAIGVMRDCLEESVKYSKQRIQHGSELARKQLIQEHIARMAIDIESSRWLVYRAAAAVQKLHDYVEATHNEKAGASDTTTVLGRSNTQYSALRREADYLSAVAKFHASNCSFECANRAVQIFGSAGYTLSASVARHFLDSRATIIYEGANEVLELKIASSILGEGYSAF
- a CDS encoding EamA family transporter; amino-acid sequence: MQYLASGLIRRSWIVFIHAVLISLESIAIEFLTVRSGIPPLVLAATGIPIAGGILVIVEWRKRKSKESERDQLFAVFRASRPLLAGSALLALGLFTWYDSIDRVGAAKESLIAGPLETVFILFLARLVLFERLRLIQLGGAGVAIAGFFITVASGGSGISPLSLGDVEAILSAVFFACGIIVITKLAEHYSSTGVTTSILLLSGLMLLAAVPFAYWLGLGGLDGLTPGKNAHASDYASWPASILLFSLLPLSAALTYVTGLARIGASLTSTIASFSIVVILVIQLAQRAAGYSVILPANIPLALLGGLMAVIGISLIHIAPRRGMSGSSGSEHVTTAPV
- a CDS encoding TetR/AcrR family transcriptional regulator, producing MSPRVAPVYKIEVKARIVQAAIECFSEFGFSGTRMEEIAKRVGLGKGTIYLYFESKEDLFGAICEFYLDELKSHFSELLASNLDLVADADKIYDNSKKLGVNQHLMFLEIMLESVHNERLRKALHEHRLKVTQEVKEFLEKQGHLFQRKKNLNPGDLAIGFVALYDGISLNRIQGINDKANRSAWLAMVRAVMSGDD
- a CDS encoding peptidylprolyl isomerase, with the protein product MATGKIQTKFGDISIEFFEQAAPETVNNFRELAQSGFFDGLLFHRIVPGFVIQGGDPLTKHASNKARWGTGGPGWNVKAEFNKNKHTRGALSMARSSDPNSAGSQFFIVLKDANFLDGQYTVFGRVTSGMEAVDKIASLKTDSADAPVDLDGARMTKVTISE
- a CDS encoding IMCp domain-containing protein; protein product: MTSHLPNNGSGEGSGNQPTKANARGSAKRFRNASDIGFRGMLVAFAIAGTIAVLAIAISYASASNNVEPSALAAQVQQPPAAAAPMQAAPKIIEKPVYIQVPKYINRTIDKPVYINRTVEVVKTVPIYVNHTITKPVFVDRVVEKPVYINRTIPIEHTVMVYVNQPAAQQNPSGPPPQSPQSQTPASNNTAPKQVQQPSSSPSPSTPKPTVQPPTSSPPSTPSTPNSGQSGNQPPQKVSQKPQPKEKQANDSGLNVPGKLISQFKGSFKPVNLAKHSKAK